From a region of the Halanaerobium hydrogeniformans genome:
- a CDS encoding ammonium transporter, whose protein sequence is MSRKVLRSKILQTAGLTFMLVILMSSLVLAQEDQAAANAVAINTMWTLIAAFLVFFMQAGFAMVEAGFTRAKNAGNIIMKNMMDFAAGSLVYWAVGFAFMFGAGNAFIGSTGFFLQGTFENLGLDIPIMAFFIFQTVFAATAATIVSGAMAERTNFSGYLAYSVVITAFIYPVVGHWIWGGGWLEQMGIIDFAGSTVVHSVGGWAALAGAIILGPRIGKYNEDGSANALPGHNLLMAALGVFILWFGWFGFNPGSTIAGTDLSIASIAVTTNLAAAAGAVLAMTVSWIKYGKADVSMTLNGALAGLVGITAGTADVTNISAVIIGSIAGIIVIYSVEFFDKIQVDDPVGAISVHGVCGAFGTLAVGVFAIDGGLLYGGGISLLTTQLIGVAAVFFWAFGLGLVLFKAIDLVIGLRVSEKDEIEGLDFSEHGTESYPDFVPNLKAQKGEV, encoded by the coding sequence ATGAGTAGAAAAGTATTGAGAAGCAAGATTTTGCAGACAGCTGGATTGACATTTATGCTGGTGATTTTGATGAGCTCTTTAGTTTTAGCCCAGGAAGATCAGGCTGCAGCTAACGCAGTAGCTATTAATACAATGTGGACTTTAATAGCTGCTTTTTTAGTATTTTTTATGCAGGCCGGTTTTGCAATGGTGGAAGCTGGTTTTACCAGAGCAAAAAATGCTGGAAATATTATCATGAAAAATATGATGGATTTTGCAGCTGGCTCTTTGGTTTATTGGGCGGTTGGATTTGCTTTCATGTTTGGAGCTGGAAATGCTTTTATAGGGAGTACTGGATTTTTTCTTCAGGGAACATTTGAAAATTTAGGACTTGATATTCCAATTATGGCTTTCTTTATTTTTCAGACAGTCTTTGCAGCAACAGCAGCAACTATAGTTTCTGGAGCAATGGCAGAAAGAACTAACTTTTCCGGATACCTGGCTTACAGTGTCGTTATTACCGCATTTATATATCCTGTTGTAGGACACTGGATCTGGGGTGGAGGTTGGTTGGAACAGATGGGTATTATCGACTTTGCTGGTTCAACCGTTGTTCACTCAGTAGGTGGCTGGGCAGCTCTAGCTGGTGCAATAATTTTAGGACCAAGAATAGGTAAATATAATGAAGATGGTTCAGCAAATGCTTTACCCGGTCACAATTTATTGATGGCTGCCTTAGGTGTTTTCATCCTCTGGTTTGGCTGGTTTGGTTTCAACCCGGGATCTACAATTGCAGGAACTGATTTAAGTATAGCTTCTATTGCTGTTACTACAAATTTAGCTGCTGCAGCAGGTGCTGTATTAGCAATGACAGTTAGCTGGATAAAATATGGCAAGGCAGATGTAAGTATGACTTTAAATGGTGCGTTAGCAGGTTTAGTTGGGATAACAGCTGGAACAGCTGATGTAACCAATATTTCAGCAGTAATAATTGGTTCAATTGCAGGTATTATAGTTATTTATTCTGTAGAATTTTTTGATAAAATCCAGGTTGATGATCCAGTTGGAGCTATCTCGGTTCATGGTGTCTGTGGTGCCTTTGGTACTTTAGCAGTCGGTGTTTTTGCTATAGATGGTGGTCTTCTCTATGGTGGAGGAATAAGCCTTTTAACAACTCAATTAATCGGTGTTGCAGCAGTTTTCTTCTGGGCATTTGGCCTTGGTTTAGTACTCTTTAAAGCAATTGATTTAGTAATTGGTTTAAGAGTTTCTGAAAAAGATGAAATAGAAGGCCTTGACTTTTCAGAGCATGGAACAGAATCTTATCCAGATTTTGTCCCCAACTTAAAAGCACAAAAAGGAGAGGTATAA
- the abc-f gene encoding ribosomal protection-like ABC-F family protein, with protein MSILNITDLKKEYGINEVLNGFSMHINEGERIALIGANGSGKTTVFKLIAGKENYSEGNISIRNDIELGYLDQLPDFEADLTIYAELEKVFQAVIEQIASLKEYEEKIARYGKRADGSTSDSPKLNKLMREYSQLQEEFNQGIAYEYQSKIRQVAAGLGFNEEELYQKKLGQLSGGEKTRLGLIKLLLTEPDLLLLDEPTNHLDLKAVEWLENYLNSYQGTLLIISHDRYFLDNVVNRIVEIKNGKNEDYTGNYSYYKKARKRRYEQRLREYKNQQKKIKELEDAIEQLYIWGRSRDSEKMFKRAKAMQKRLDKIDRLEKPTLKGRKMNLNLNTEVRGGNDVLKVENLAKSFADLNLFRDLNLELYRGDKAAIIGDNGSGKTTLLRIIMGEIKADSGQIKIGTNIYPDYYRQEFDGFDEQDDLITALRKETRITVSEARNRLAAFLFTGEDVFKKVSQLSGGEKSRLRLLQLMSGNYNFLILDEPTNHLDLPSREVLEDALKEFEGTVLIVSHDRYFLDEVVDYIYELENSVLKKYYGNYSYYSRKKEKINIESDATEAETINQGKLDYEAQKRARNEEMQRQKSLEETEAEIEKLENNLAEIESELTAEENLSDFELLQDLKEKYKRLNNRLDKLYKKWEELLKH; from the coding sequence ATGTCAATTTTAAATATCACTGATCTCAAAAAAGAATATGGCATAAATGAAGTATTAAATGGATTTTCTATGCACATTAATGAGGGAGAAAGAATTGCTTTAATTGGTGCTAATGGCTCAGGCAAAACCACTGTGTTTAAATTAATCGCTGGAAAAGAGAATTATTCTGAAGGTAATATATCTATTCGTAATGATATCGAGCTTGGTTATTTAGATCAGCTGCCTGATTTTGAAGCTGACTTGACAATTTATGCCGAACTAGAGAAAGTTTTTCAAGCAGTTATTGAGCAAATAGCGAGCTTAAAAGAATATGAAGAAAAAATTGCTCGTTATGGTAAAAGAGCGGATGGCTCAACTTCTGATTCACCAAAATTGAATAAGTTGATGCGGGAATATTCGCAACTTCAAGAAGAATTTAATCAGGGAATAGCTTATGAATATCAAAGTAAGATACGCCAGGTTGCAGCAGGACTTGGTTTTAATGAAGAAGAGCTTTATCAAAAAAAACTGGGCCAATTAAGTGGAGGCGAAAAAACTAGATTAGGTTTGATAAAACTTCTTTTAACTGAGCCAGATTTATTATTATTAGATGAACCCACAAATCATCTTGACCTAAAGGCTGTAGAATGGCTAGAAAATTATTTAAATAGTTATCAGGGTACCCTATTAATTATATCTCATGATAGATATTTTCTTGATAATGTTGTCAATAGGATAGTTGAAATAAAAAATGGTAAAAATGAAGATTATACAGGTAATTATAGTTATTATAAAAAGGCAAGAAAACGCCGTTACGAACAGCGCTTAAGAGAATATAAAAACCAGCAGAAAAAAATAAAAGAGTTAGAAGATGCCATAGAACAACTCTATATCTGGGGAAGATCCAGAGATAGCGAAAAAATGTTTAAAAGGGCAAAAGCCATGCAGAAAAGGCTTGATAAAATTGACAGATTAGAAAAGCCAACTCTAAAGGGAAGAAAAATGAACCTTAACTTAAACACAGAAGTTAGAGGTGGCAATGATGTACTTAAAGTCGAAAATTTAGCGAAAAGTTTTGCTGATTTAAATTTGTTTAGGGATTTAAACCTTGAGCTTTATAGAGGTGATAAGGCTGCTATTATTGGGGATAATGGGAGCGGCAAAACCACTCTTTTGAGAATAATAATGGGAGAAATCAAAGCTGATTCTGGCCAGATTAAAATAGGTACAAATATTTATCCTGATTATTACAGACAGGAATTTGATGGTTTTGATGAACAGGATGATCTGATAACTGCTTTAAGAAAAGAGACTAGAATTACCGTCTCAGAGGCCAGAAATCGACTTGCTGCCTTTTTATTTACCGGAGAAGATGTATTTAAAAAAGTTTCTCAGTTAAGTGGTGGAGAAAAAAGTAGATTAAGGCTTTTACAGCTGATGAGTGGAAATTATAATTTTTTAATCCTGGATGAGCCTACAAATCATCTTGACCTGCCTTCTAGAGAGGTTCTAGAAGATGCCTTAAAAGAATTTGAAGGTACTGTTTTAATTGTATCTCATGATAGATATTTTCTGGATGAAGTTGTTGATTATATTTATGAACTAGAAAATAGTGTGCTAAAAAAATATTATGGTAATTACAGTTATTACAGCAGAAAAAAAGAGAAAATAAATATTGAAAGTGATGCAACAGAAGCTGAAACAATAAACCAGGGAAAACTCGATTATGAAGCCCAAAAACGGGCCAGAAATGAAGAAATGCAGCGTCAAAAAAGTTTAGAAGAAACTGAAGCTGAGATAGAAAAGTTAGAAAATAACTTAGCGGAGATCGAATCAGAGCTGACAGCAGAAGAGAACCTGTCCGATTTTGAACTGTTACAGGATCTAAAAGAAAAATATAAGCGATTAAATAATAGATTAGATAAATTATATAAAAAATGGGAAGAACTTTTAAAACATTAA
- the ilvB gene encoding biosynthetic-type acetolactate synthase large subunit: MSGAEIFVKSLEAEGVEVIFGYIGAKVITIYDKLYDSKIRHIMPHHEQGGVHAADGYARSSGKTGVCIATSGPGAANMVTALATAHMDSVPLVAFTGQVPNTMIGTDGFQEADIKGITMPITKNNYIVNDVKDISRIIKEAFHIASTGRPGPVLVDIPSNILADQAEFNYPTTVDLPGYNPTYKGNKLQIKRAAELINNAAKPIIYAGGGAIISGADKEVAELAKKAEIPVTTTLNGIGIFDENDSLSLGMLGMHGSTEANLAITNTDLIIALGARFDDRVTGKIDSFAKNAAVIHVDIDPAEIGKIIKTQVPITGDVKSVVEELIPKVKKAKRPGWLKEIDDWRKIDKKADPALNDKLLPSEIIETLYELTDGKAIITAGVGQHQMWAAQYYKYSRPRSFISSGGLGTMGFGFPAAIGAKIANPDQDVFALVGDGSFQMNIQELATAAKNKVPVKIILFNNQYLGMVRQWQELFFDKRYSATCLRRQIDCPPQCSGPNQNCPEMIPDFIQVAKGYGIQGQTITNREDIESALKAAIESKESYLLNFMIEEEENVFPMVSAGGSLKDMILRKEQEKYANK, from the coding sequence ATGAGTGGAGCAGAAATTTTTGTTAAATCGTTAGAGGCAGAAGGAGTAGAAGTAATTTTTGGTTATATTGGTGCTAAGGTTATTACTATTTATGATAAGCTTTATGATTCCAAGATAAGGCATATTATGCCTCATCACGAACAGGGTGGTGTTCATGCTGCAGATGGATATGCTCGCTCTAGCGGTAAAACTGGGGTCTGTATAGCTACTTCTGGCCCGGGAGCTGCTAATATGGTAACTGCTTTAGCAACTGCCCATATGGATTCTGTGCCCCTTGTTGCTTTTACTGGACAGGTTCCTAATACAATGATAGGTACAGATGGATTTCAGGAAGCAGATATTAAAGGTATTACCATGCCGATTACTAAAAACAATTATATTGTCAATGATGTTAAAGATATTTCACGGATTATAAAAGAAGCTTTTCATATTGCTTCAACCGGAAGGCCAGGGCCAGTTTTAGTTGATATACCTTCTAATATTTTAGCTGATCAGGCGGAGTTTAATTATCCAACAACCGTTGATTTACCAGGTTATAATCCAACTTATAAAGGGAATAAACTTCAGATTAAAAGAGCAGCTGAACTGATTAATAATGCTGCTAAACCTATAATCTATGCTGGAGGAGGAGCAATAATATCCGGTGCAGATAAAGAGGTTGCAGAACTTGCTAAAAAAGCAGAAATACCTGTTACAACAACCTTAAATGGAATAGGTATTTTTGATGAAAATGATTCTTTAAGTTTAGGTATGCTTGGAATGCACGGCAGTACTGAAGCAAATTTAGCCATCACTAATACCGATTTAATAATAGCTTTAGGAGCTCGCTTTGATGATCGAGTAACCGGTAAGATTGATAGCTTCGCTAAAAATGCAGCTGTTATCCATGTCGATATAGATCCAGCTGAAATCGGTAAAATCATAAAAACTCAGGTGCCGATTACCGGTGATGTAAAATCTGTAGTTGAAGAGCTTATTCCAAAAGTTAAAAAGGCAAAAAGGCCTGGCTGGTTAAAAGAAATAGATGACTGGAGAAAAATCGATAAAAAGGCTGACCCAGCACTCAATGATAAACTATTACCATCTGAGATAATTGAAACTCTTTATGAGCTGACTGATGGAAAGGCTATTATCACTGCTGGAGTTGGTCAGCATCAGATGTGGGCCGCACAGTATTATAAGTATTCTCGCCCCCGAAGTTTTATCAGTTCTGGTGGACTTGGAACAATGGGTTTTGGATTCCCTGCTGCAATTGGAGCAAAAATAGCTAATCCAGATCAGGATGTATTTGCCCTGGTAGGAGATGGAAGTTTTCAAATGAATATTCAGGAATTGGCGACAGCTGCTAAAAACAAGGTGCCTGTTAAAATAATCTTATTTAATAATCAGTATCTAGGTATGGTTAGACAATGGCAGGAACTATTTTTTGATAAACGTTATTCAGCTACCTGTTTGCGCAGACAGATAGATTGTCCACCTCAGTGTTCCGGACCTAATCAAAATTGTCCGGAAATGATACCAGATTTCATTCAGGTGGCTAAAGGTTATGGTATTCAGGGCCAGACTATTACTAATAGAGAAGATATAGAGAGTGCTTTAAAAGCTGCCATTGAATCTAAAGAGAGTTATTTGCTTAACTTTATGATCGAAGAAGAAGAAAATGTATTTCCGATGGTATCAGCTGGTGGTAGCTTGAAAGATATGATTTTAAGAAAAGAACAGGAAAAGTATGCTAATAAATAA
- the nadE gene encoding NAD(+) synthase: protein MIEDYLDKDYKEIAENLSRWIKNKVKESGSDGAVVGLSGGIDSSLTSLLCKKAFPDNTLGLILPCQSNEQDQIDAIAHAEKFEIDYKIIDLKNTYQEFVKSLNLDNLDRFSTSIKNINGDQKLKLALANVKPRLRMAYLYFYANLNNYLVVGTDNRSELKLGYFTKFGDGGIDLAPLANLTKTEVRKTAAELNIADKIINKAPSAGLWEEQKDETELGMSYEEIDKYILTGEAKEETKTKIENLAKKNSHKLELPEMPDF from the coding sequence ATGATTGAAGATTATTTAGATAAAGATTATAAGGAAATTGCAGAAAATTTAAGTCGATGGATTAAAAATAAGGTTAAAGAAAGTGGATCTGATGGTGCTGTAGTAGGTTTGTCCGGTGGAATTGATTCTTCACTTACCTCTCTTCTCTGCAAAAAAGCTTTTCCAGACAATACACTTGGCTTAATCTTACCCTGTCAGAGCAATGAACAGGATCAAATAGATGCGATTGCACATGCCGAAAAGTTTGAGATAGATTATAAGATTATAGATCTTAAAAATACCTATCAGGAATTTGTTAAGAGTTTAAATCTTGATAATTTAGATAGATTTTCTACTTCAATTAAAAATATTAATGGTGATCAAAAATTAAAACTGGCCCTGGCAAATGTTAAACCAAGATTGAGAATGGCCTACCTTTATTTTTATGCCAATTTAAACAATTATCTGGTAGTTGGAACCGACAACAGAAGTGAGTTAAAATTAGGATATTTCACTAAATTTGGTGATGGAGGAATTGATCTGGCTCCCCTGGCCAATCTAACAAAAACCGAGGTCAGAAAAACAGCAGCAGAGTTAAATATAGCCGATAAAATAATAAATAAAGCACCTTCTGCCGGACTCTGGGAAGAACAAAAAGATGAAACTGAACTGGGAATGAGTTATGAAGAAATAGATAAATACATTTTAACAGGTGAGGCAAAAGAAGAAACAAAAACAAAAATAGAAAATCTTGCTAAAAAGAACTCTCATAAGTTAGAACTCCCCGAAATGCCGGACTTTTAA
- a CDS encoding LTA synthase family protein yields MDITAKLKGKNKFLFFLLVFGILIKYNFLLWSVFQVSSFISIILKNIIIIALLTILFDFLVKTNKRKILTFIIYFFFLIFFLANLWYNRYFGNYLSLTDMTMGQGVRPFKVLIRQLIRWQDIVFIIELPFLSYLLLFNREKGNKYTFNHVTLKKDRVKYKIILAVLIVILFAAQISYSSSLFKKNGFMELYEFSTSAFVNVYGVFPLYIAEYRQLKIREERAKNLPDINAVATEKKMSGKYEIEDVDNIIVIQLESVDKNIIDYEYQGREITPFINKLKRKSLNFTDIYAQHINGSFDAEFSLLTSLYPINRNYAFKTNDMAEFNTLNRVLTEEGFQTFAFHGNDDRFFYRDKGYLEMDFDKFYSRDHFSASEGVIGDDSYLGINDYDFFDQSLDYLAEAEENIFALFITVTSHTPFDFYPEEKSVEEFEDISPKFLKDFFNSMAFVDQSLEMFFDGLEELSLLENTLFVIYSDHVADINQDKYTSAGNFVTKRNIKEPEHIPLFIYHQDLDPEEIDKTGTHTDIAPTILDIIGYPEKPEEFLGVSLLNDIRKPVFFLHEIPQILYRDQLYLRLPGSEDEGAIFNKIAYKADTEIRELDFSSEEKERMDQIINYMQKIMNTILYQ; encoded by the coding sequence GTGGATATTACAGCAAAACTAAAAGGAAAAAATAAATTTTTGTTTTTCCTTTTAGTTTTTGGTATTTTAATTAAGTATAATTTTTTACTCTGGTCTGTTTTCCAGGTTTCATCTTTTATTAGTATAATTTTAAAAAATATTATTATTATAGCTTTGCTTACAATATTATTTGACTTTTTAGTAAAAACTAATAAAAGAAAGATATTAACATTTATAATTTATTTCTTTTTTCTGATTTTCTTTTTAGCAAATCTCTGGTATAATCGATATTTTGGCAATTATTTAAGCTTAACTGATATGACTATGGGTCAGGGTGTAAGGCCATTTAAAGTTTTAATTCGCCAACTTATTAGATGGCAGGACATAGTATTTATTATTGAGCTGCCATTTTTAAGTTATTTGCTATTATTTAATCGGGAGAAAGGAAATAAATATACTTTTAATCATGTTACTTTAAAAAAAGACCGTGTGAAATACAAAATTATACTGGCTGTATTAATAGTAATTTTATTTGCAGCTCAAATATCTTACAGCAGTTCTCTTTTCAAAAAAAATGGCTTTATGGAATTATATGAATTCAGTACATCTGCTTTTGTCAATGTATATGGAGTTTTTCCCCTCTATATTGCAGAATACAGACAGCTTAAAATTAGAGAGGAAAGAGCAAAAAATCTTCCTGATATAAATGCTGTAGCCACTGAAAAGAAGATGAGTGGAAAATACGAAATTGAAGATGTTGATAATATAATAGTAATTCAGTTAGAATCGGTAGACAAAAATATTATTGATTATGAATATCAGGGCCGAGAAATCACGCCTTTTATAAATAAACTAAAAAGGAAGTCTCTTAACTTTACTGATATTTATGCTCAACACATTAATGGTAGTTTTGATGCTGAATTTTCACTTTTAACTTCTTTATATCCGATTAATAGAAATTATGCTTTTAAAACAAATGATATGGCAGAATTTAATACCTTAAATAGAGTTTTAACAGAAGAAGGTTTTCAAACCTTTGCTTTTCATGGAAATGATGATCGCTTTTTTTACAGGGATAAAGGATATTTAGAAATGGACTTTGATAAATTTTACAGTCGAGATCATTTTTCGGCATCAGAGGGAGTTATTGGTGATGATAGCTATTTAGGGATTAATGACTATGATTTCTTTGATCAATCCTTAGATTATTTAGCAGAAGCTGAAGAAAATATTTTTGCTCTTTTTATTACAGTAACCAGCCATACTCCATTTGATTTTTATCCAGAGGAAAAAAGTGTAGAAGAGTTTGAAGATATTAGTCCAAAATTCCTTAAAGATTTCTTTAATTCTATGGCATTTGTTGATCAATCATTAGAAATGTTTTTTGATGGCTTAGAAGAACTATCATTGCTTGAAAATACCTTATTTGTTATTTATTCTGATCATGTGGCTGATATAAATCAGGACAAATATACCTCTGCCGGTAATTTTGTCACAAAAAGAAATATAAAAGAGCCAGAGCATATACCGCTTTTTATATATCATCAGGATTTAGATCCAGAAGAAATTGATAAAACAGGTACTCATACAGATATTGCACCAACCATACTTGATATTATAGGTTATCCTGAAAAGCCAGAAGAATTTTTGGGTGTTTCTTTACTTAATGATATTAGAAAACCAGTATTCTTTTTACATGAAATTCCTCAAATCTTATATCGAGATCAATTATATTTAAGACTTCCTGGTTCTGAAGATGAAGGGGCTATTTTTAATAAAATTGCTTATAAAGCTGATACAGAAATAAGAGAGCTTGATTTTAGTAGTGAAGAAAAAGAAAGAATGGATCAAATTATAAACTATATGCAAAAAATAATGAATACAATTTTATATCAGTAA
- a CDS encoding P-II family nitrogen regulator, producing MKRIEAIIRPEKTDNLIDILEEQGVSGLNITEVKGYGSQKGHSEMYRGVTYRIRLRKKIKVEVVVEYNEVDKIVEAIKKAVGTGEIGDGKIFISDISNAIRIRTGEEGVKALQ from the coding sequence ATGAAAAGAATTGAAGCTATTATCAGACCTGAAAAAACCGATAATTTAATCGATATACTTGAAGAACAGGGAGTTAGTGGTTTAAATATTACTGAGGTAAAAGGTTATGGTTCTCAAAAAGGCCATTCCGAAATGTATAGAGGAGTTACTTATAGGATTAGGCTCAGAAAAAAAATCAAGGTAGAAGTTGTTGTAGAATATAATGAGGTAGACAAAATAGTTGAAGCAATTAAAAAAGCCGTTGGCACTGGTGAAATTGGTGATGGAAAAATATTTATTTCAGATATTTCAAATGCCATCAGAATTAGAACCGGTGAAGAAGGTGTAAAAGCCCTGCAATAA
- the ribD gene encoding bifunctional diaminohydroxyphosphoribosylaminopyrimidine deaminase/5-amino-6-(5-phosphoribosylamino)uracil reductase RibD yields the protein MEEKFSITDIRYMARALEIAKKGEGSASPNPMVGAVLVKNGEIIGEGYHKFYGGPHAEVYALKEAGQNANNADIYLTLEPCSHYGKTPPCADKLIKSGIKRAVIAMVDPNPEVSGRGIELLKEAGIEVELGLMAEKAKDLNEVFLKYITSDYPYVYLKKAQTLDGFIASSTGHSKWITNEKARLEGHKLRHKVDAIMVGIGTVLADDPSLTTRLEEQGGIDSLRVILDPELDMPLDAKIINQESTASTLLIASEASLESNSAALMEKKEKLLAKNNVDIIAVPLEEEGFLNLDFILRQLHDLNISSILLEGGAKLSYSFLNKGLIDKFYYFIAPKIYGGDDGISSFCGQGPKLMSDSKDIKILDRRFLGDNILLIGELQNK from the coding sequence ATGGAAGAAAAGTTTTCAATTACTGACATTAGATATATGGCAAGAGCACTTGAAATTGCTAAAAAGGGTGAAGGTAGTGCCTCTCCAAACCCTATGGTAGGAGCTGTTTTAGTAAAAAATGGAGAGATAATCGGTGAGGGATATCATAAATTTTATGGCGGTCCTCATGCAGAGGTTTATGCACTAAAAGAAGCGGGTCAAAATGCCAATAATGCTGATATTTATTTAACTTTAGAACCCTGCAGTCATTATGGAAAAACACCCCCCTGTGCGGATAAATTAATTAAATCAGGAATAAAAAGAGCAGTTATTGCTATGGTTGATCCAAATCCAGAGGTCTCAGGTAGAGGTATAGAACTATTAAAAGAAGCTGGAATCGAGGTCGAGTTAGGCTTGATGGCCGAGAAAGCTAAAGATTTAAATGAAGTATTTTTAAAGTATATTACAAGTGATTATCCTTATGTATATTTAAAAAAGGCTCAGACCTTAGATGGTTTTATTGCAAGCTCTACCGGTCATTCTAAATGGATAACAAATGAAAAAGCTCGTTTAGAAGGACATAAATTAAGACATAAAGTAGATGCGATAATGGTTGGGATAGGAACTGTTTTAGCTGATGATCCATCTTTAACAACAAGATTAGAAGAACAGGGAGGTATTGATAGTTTAAGGGTTATACTTGATCCGGAACTGGATATGCCCTTAGATGCTAAAATTATTAATCAAGAATCTACTGCTTCAACCCTGTTGATTGCATCAGAGGCGAGTTTAGAAAGCAATTCAGCAGCTTTAATGGAGAAAAAAGAAAAACTTTTAGCTAAAAATAATGTAGATATTATTGCTGTCCCTTTAGAAGAAGAAGGTTTTTTAAATTTAGATTTTATTTTAAGACAACTTCATGATTTAAATATCAGCAGTATTTTGCTTGAAGGTGGAGCTAAATTAAGTTACTCATTTTTAAATAAAGGTTTAATTGATAAATTTTATTATTTTATCGCTCCTAAAATTTATGGTGGTGATGATGGTATTTCTTCATTCTGTGGTCAGGGACCTAAATTAATGT
- the glnA gene encoding type I glutamate--ammonia ligase, giving the protein MSSLSKTDILKMAEENNVKFIRMQFTDILGIVKNVAITVQQLEDALDNKIMFDGSSVDGFTRIQESDMYLRPDYDTFTLFPWRPDEGGTVARLICDVYTPEGKPFSGGPRNVLKKALEEAEEMGFEMNVGPEPEFFLFQLDENGEATTITHDNGGYFDLGPVDKGENARRNIVLALEEMGFEVEASHHEVAPGQHEIDFKYAPALRTADNIATFKFVTKSIAHQHGLHATFMPKPIFGENGSGMHVHQSLFKNGENVFYDGDDRLGLSKTAYHYIGGILKHARAIAAITNPSINSYKRLVPGYEAPVYVAWSSANRSALIRIPAARGNGTRLELRNPDPTANPYLAIAVMLKAGLDGIKNEIEPPEEVLENIYEMTADRKEKLQIESLPSNINEAVDILAGDELIKATLGKHVYEHFVIAKKAEWDAYRTQVTNWELEQYLTTF; this is encoded by the coding sequence ATGTCAAGTTTAAGTAAAACAGATATTTTAAAGATGGCTGAAGAAAACAATGTTAAGTTTATTAGAATGCAGTTTACAGATATTTTAGGTATAGTAAAAAATGTAGCGATCACAGTTCAACAATTAGAAGATGCTTTAGATAATAAAATTATGTTTGATGGATCTTCTGTAGATGGTTTTACAAGAATTCAGGAATCTGATATGTATTTAAGACCAGATTATGATACCTTTACTCTTTTCCCCTGGCGCCCAGATGAAGGTGGTACAGTAGCTCGCTTAATATGTGATGTATATACCCCTGAAGGAAAACCTTTTTCTGGTGGACCAAGAAATGTATTAAAAAAAGCACTGGAAGAAGCTGAAGAAATGGGCTTTGAAATGAATGTAGGCCCTGAACCAGAGTTTTTCTTATTTCAATTAGATGAGAATGGAGAAGCAACTACTATAACCCATGACAATGGTGGCTATTTTGATTTAGGTCCAGTTGATAAAGGTGAAAATGCTAGAAGAAATATAGTATTAGCTTTAGAAGAAATGGGTTTTGAGGTAGAAGCATCTCACCATGAAGTTGCTCCAGGTCAGCACGAAATTGATTTTAAATATGCTCCTGCTTTAAGAACAGCAGATAATATTGCAACCTTTAAGTTTGTAACAAAATCTATTGCCCATCAACATGGTTTACATGCCACTTTTATGCCTAAACCTATTTTTGGAGAAAATGGTTCAGGAATGCATGTCCATCAATCTTTATTTAAAAATGGGGAAAATGTATTTTATGATGGAGATGATAGATTAGGATTAAGCAAAACTGCCTATCATTATATTGGTGGAATTTTAAAACACGCTAGAGCAATTGCTGCAATAACTAATCCATCTATTAACTCATACAAAAGGCTTGTTCCTGGTTATGAAGCTCCAGTTTATGTCGCCTGGTCAAGTGCTAACAGAAGTGCTTTAATAAGAATCCCAGCAGCACGTGGGAACGGAACCAGACTCGAACTTAGAAATCCTGACCCAACCGCAAACCCTTATCTTGCAATTGCAGTAATGTTAAAAGCTGGTTTAGATGGTATTAAAAATGAAATTGAACCACCAGAAGAAGTTCTAGAAAATATTTATGAAATGACTGCAGATCGTAAAGAAAAGTTACAAATAGAGAGTCTTCCTTCTAATATAAATGAAGCTGTAGACATTTTAGCTGGTGATGAATTAATCAAAGCTACTTTAGGCAAACATGTTTATGAACACTTTGTAATAGCTAAAAAAGCAGAATGGGATGCCTATAGAACCCAGGTCACAAACTGGGAACTTGAGCAATACCTGACAACTTTCTAA